In Arcobacter ellisii, a genomic segment contains:
- a CDS encoding menaquinone biosynthesis family protein, producing MLKNISVGHSPDADDIFMYYAIKFGWVTPDDAKFDNIALDIETLNQATLKGEYDICAISFALYPFVKDDYALLKTAVSFGEGYGPKLIKKKGTVLKKNFKVALSGEFTTNALLFKIAYPNARITYMNFLDIENAVLDGTVDAGVLIHESILTYDNELEVEREMWDVWLELSGGGLPLPLGGMCLRRSIPLHSAINYENTLIKAVEVANKNRKVLAPMLLEKGLIRVDAPTLDKYLDLYANDNSVKMSEIQYKALDKLFELGYKNGFYQNLIKAEDFLIPSEYEELRAR from the coding sequence ATTTTGAAAAATATTAGTGTAGGACATTCACCTGATGCAGATGATATATTTATGTATTATGCAATTAAATTTGGTTGGGTGACTCCAGATGATGCAAAATTTGATAATATAGCTTTAGATATAGAGACATTAAATCAAGCTACATTAAAAGGTGAATATGATATTTGCGCAATCTCTTTTGCTTTGTATCCTTTTGTTAAAGATGATTACGCACTTTTAAAAACAGCAGTATCTTTTGGTGAAGGTTATGGACCAAAACTTATAAAGAAAAAAGGAACAGTTCTTAAAAAGAATTTTAAAGTAGCTCTTAGTGGAGAGTTTACAACAAATGCACTTTTGTTTAAAATCGCTTATCCAAATGCAAGAATCACATATATGAATTTTTTAGATATTGAAAATGCTGTTCTTGATGGAACAGTAGATGCAGGTGTATTAATTCATGAATCAATATTAACTTATGACAATGAGTTAGAAGTTGAACGTGAAATGTGGGATGTTTGGTTAGAACTTAGTGGTGGAGGTTTACCATTACCACTTGGTGGAATGTGCTTACGTCGTTCAATTCCTCTTCATAGTGCAATAAATTATGAAAATACACTAATAAAAGCTGTTGAAGTTGCAAATAAAAATAGAAAAGTTTTAGCTCCAATGCTTTTAGAAAAAGGTTTAATTAGAGTTGATGCGCCAACACTTGATAAATATTTAGATTTATATGCAAATGATAATTCAGTAAAAATGAGTGAAATACAATATAAAGCGCTTGATAAACTATTTGAACTTGGATATAAAAATGGTTTTTATCAAAATTTGATTAAAGCAGAAGATTTTTTAATCCCTAGTGAATATGAAGAGTTAAGAGCAAGATAA
- a CDS encoding transglycosylase SLT domain-containing protein codes for MKKILLLILCIYNLAFSNSLGLTNTDLIILKKIKSLTDDKMMKYTLMAIAIKESSVGKKQINFESNDYGLFQSNIKSVLRRQYVEDNYYNRRYFAYKLLNDVAFSTANAIVEIDYWREIHKENWVKVWASYNAGWRYNSNVGVLYANSIFDIIKKLRFEYNL; via the coding sequence ATGAAAAAAATTCTACTTCTAATTTTATGTATTTATAATCTTGCTTTTTCAAACTCATTAGGATTAACAAATACAGATTTAATCATATTAAAAAAGATTAAATCTCTAACTGATGATAAAATGATGAAATATACTTTAATGGCAATTGCCATAAAAGAGTCTTCAGTTGGGAAAAAACAAATAAATTTTGAAAGTAATGATTATGGACTTTTTCAATCAAATATAAAAAGTGTGTTAAGAAGACAATATGTGGAAGATAACTATTATAATAGAAGATATTTTGCTTATAAACTTTTAAATGATGTTGCTTTTTCAACGGCAAATGCAATTGTTGAAATAGATTATTGGCGAGAAATTCATAAAGAGAATTGGGTAAAGGTTTGGGCTAGTTATAACGCTGGCTGGCGATATAATAGTAATGTTGGAGTTTTATATGCAAACTCAATATTTGATATTATAAAAAAACTAAGATTTGAATATAACTTATAA
- the nuoN gene encoding NADH-quinone oxidoreductase subunit NuoN, protein MLEPINISLESLNLGTIAPMSIAIIGALGILLTDIFNKNKHKSLYVILVVLFLIFDLFTLLAFNGDERGMFDVMLVDGIAILSQCIIIVGSIMFVLLGLSKLRFQEFRYAEYFALYLLVVASLQFMVSSDSLILIFVGLETSSLSLYTMIAMHNRMVSIEAAVKYFTMGALAAAFFVFGAMIFYATTGTLELAQMAQVLSQEGYLTTLNYSNYVLILVGFVFMFAAIGFKLSLFPYNIWVPDVYQGSTSAMAGFLSVIPKMAGFVVALRFFEIFIHLNDPIIQTLLYVTVILTMTIPNLIALQQKDIKRMLAYSSISNAGVAMAAIVIGTHQATEALFLYWILFTITNFGAFGMLWLNRGKEYADYNSPYTFKKFSGLAQISPFTASILGLFFFALTGLPPFALFWGKMYIIGSAVNAGHIALAVIIALNSVISAYYYLRPVSYMFLRNPEEGMNTKFMQNATTPMKSMIGLAVFLTIISILLIEPLLNIINMYVSNSGF, encoded by the coding sequence ATGCTTGAACCTATTAATATAAGTTTAGAATCTCTAAACCTAGGAACAATCGCACCAATGTCAATCGCAATTATTGGTGCATTAGGTATTTTATTAACAGATATTTTTAATAAAAATAAACACAAATCTCTTTATGTGATATTAGTTGTATTATTTTTAATTTTTGACTTATTTACTCTTTTAGCATTCAATGGTGATGAAAGAGGAATGTTTGATGTAATGTTAGTAGATGGAATTGCTATTTTATCTCAATGTATCATAATAGTTGGTTCAATAATGTTCGTTTTATTGGGCTTATCAAAACTAAGATTCCAAGAGTTTAGATATGCAGAATATTTTGCTTTATACTTACTTGTAGTTGCAAGTTTACAGTTTATGGTAAGTTCTGATTCTTTAATTTTGATTTTTGTTGGACTTGAAACATCATCTTTATCTTTGTACACAATGATTGCAATGCATAATAGAATGGTTTCTATTGAAGCTGCTGTGAAGTATTTTACAATGGGAGCGTTAGCTGCTGCATTTTTTGTATTTGGAGCAATGATTTTTTATGCAACAACAGGAACATTAGAATTAGCACAAATGGCTCAAGTATTATCACAAGAGGGATATTTAACTACATTAAATTATTCTAATTATGTTTTAATCTTAGTTGGATTTGTATTTATGTTTGCTGCAATTGGATTTAAACTTTCTTTATTCCCATATAATATTTGGGTTCCTGATGTTTATCAAGGTTCAACTTCAGCAATGGCAGGATTTTTATCGGTTATTCCAAAAATGGCAGGATTTGTTGTAGCTTTAAGATTTTTTGAGATTTTTATTCATCTAAATGACCCAATAATTCAAACTTTACTTTATGTTACTGTAATTTTAACTATGACTATTCCAAATTTAATTGCTTTACAACAAAAAGATATAAAAAGAATGTTGGCTTATTCATCAATATCAAATGCTGGTGTAGCAATGGCTGCAATTGTAATTGGAACACATCAAGCAACAGAAGCTCTGTTTTTATATTGGATTTTATTTACAATAACAAACTTTGGAGCATTTGGAATGCTTTGGTTAAATAGAGGAAAAGAGTATGCAGATTATAACTCTCCATATACTTTCAAAAAATTCTCTGGATTGGCTCAAATTTCACCATTTACAGCTTCAATTTTAGGATTATTCTTTTTTGCATTAACAGGTCTTCCTCCATTTGCACTATTTTGGGGAAAAATGTACATAATTGGAAGTGCTGTAAATGCAGGTCATATTGCTTTGGCTGTAATTATTGCATTAAACTCAGTAATCTCTGCGTACTATTATTTAAGACCAGTTTCATATATGTTCTTAAGAAACCCAGAAGAGGGAATGAATACTAAATTTATGCAAAATGCAACAACTCCAATGAAATCAATGATTGGATTAGCTGTATTTTTAACAATTATTTCTATTTTATTAATCGAGCCTTTATTAAATATAATAAATATGTATGTATCTAATTCTGGTTTTTAA
- a CDS encoding NADH-quinone oxidoreductase subunit M — translation MENILAMLIFFPAAAAVVGFLIHKDSMRQFGVVVTVVEFVLSLLMWYHFDTNVAGMQFSQNFPLISAYGINYIVGIDGISLFLVVMITFMTMIAVIGLTEKKDIKNLIITMLFLEMTMVGVFVSLDVIMFYVFWELTLIPMFYVIGFWGAEKRFYAAIKFFLYTFTGSLIMLIGILYFGYVYFQTTGVWSFSLMDWNSIVLPFDLQLWLFIAFFMAFAVKVPMFPFHTWLPLAHGQAPTIGSIMLAAVLLKMETYGFIRFSLPLFPDASVYFVPFMAALGLIAIIYTAMVAYAQEDMKQMIAYSSVSHMGVIILGVFALNIEGISGGVFLMIGHGLVSGALFMCVGVLYDRRHTKMIKEFGGLAHNMPVFAVVYAVVLMASIGLPLTIGFIGEFLSLLGFFKFSPVLTFIATLTIVLSAVYMLSMYKRTFYGKLVKPENKTIKDIFGRELVALGSLVVLIIALGIYPKLILEPLNGSVTQVINVMEIKAVNDDTKEKLKALNSIGEVK, via the coding sequence ATGGAAAATATTTTAGCGATGTTGATATTTTTCCCTGCTGCAGCTGCGGTTGTTGGATTTTTAATTCATAAAGATTCAATGAGACAATTCGGGGTTGTGGTAACGGTTGTTGAATTTGTGTTATCACTTTTAATGTGGTATCACTTTGATACAAATGTAGCAGGAATGCAGTTTAGTCAGAACTTTCCACTTATTAGTGCCTATGGAATTAATTATATAGTTGGAATTGATGGTATTTCATTGTTTTTGGTTGTTATGATTACATTTATGACAATGATTGCAGTAATTGGACTTACTGAGAAAAAAGATATAAAAAATCTAATTATTACTATGTTGTTCCTAGAAATGACAATGGTAGGTGTTTTCGTCTCATTAGATGTGATTATGTTCTATGTTTTCTGGGAATTAACTCTTATTCCAATGTTTTATGTTATTGGATTTTGGGGAGCAGAAAAAAGATTTTATGCTGCAATTAAATTCTTCTTATATACATTTACAGGTTCTTTAATCATGTTAATTGGTATCTTGTATTTTGGATATGTATATTTTCAAACAACAGGTGTTTGGAGCTTTAGTTTGATGGATTGGAATTCAATAGTTTTACCATTTGATTTACAATTATGGTTATTTATTGCATTCTTTATGGCATTTGCTGTAAAAGTTCCAATGTTCCCATTCCATACTTGGTTACCACTAGCTCATGGACAAGCACCAACAATTGGTTCTATTATGCTTGCAGCTGTGTTATTAAAAATGGAAACATATGGATTTATAAGATTCTCTTTACCATTATTCCCTGATGCTTCTGTTTATTTTGTACCATTTATGGCAGCACTTGGATTAATTGCAATTATTTATACAGCAATGGTAGCTTATGCACAAGAAGATATGAAGCAGATGATTGCATATTCATCAGTTTCTCACATGGGTGTAATTATTCTTGGAGTATTTGCTTTAAATATTGAGGGAATTTCAGGTGGAGTTTTCCTAATGATTGGACATGGCTTAGTTTCAGGTGCATTATTTATGTGTGTTGGAGTTTTATATGATAGAAGACATACAAAAATGATAAAAGAGTTTGGTGGATTAGCTCATAATATGCCAGTTTTTGCTGTTGTTTATGCAGTTGTTTTAATGGCATCTATTGGTTTACCTTTAACAATTGGATTTATTGGGGAGTTTTTATCACTTTTAGGATTCTTTAAATTCTCTCCTGTATTGACATTTATTGCAACTTTAACAATTGTTTTAAGTGCAGTTTATATGTTATCAATGTATAAAAGAACATTTTATGGAAAATTAGTAAAACCTGAAAATAAAACAATTAAAGATATCTTTGGAAGAGAGTTAGTTGCTCTTGGTTCATTGGTTGTTTTAATTATAGCTTTAGGAATTTATCCAAAATTGATTTTAGAACCATTAAATGGGTCAGTAACACAAGTAATAAATGTTATGGAAATAAAAGCTGTTAATGATGATACAAAAGAGAAATTAAAAGCTTTAAATTCTATAGGGGAGGTTAAATAA
- the nuoL gene encoding NADH-quinone oxidoreductase subunit L — protein MEKFIYIALFAPLVGSLIAALFSTQSKMAFTGWFTSFMLAVSMYASLNLLYFVYTEDVTLHVNLFDWIVIGNLDIPFGFVVDHVSVVMMSVVTIVSTMVHIHSIGYMEHDDGFNRYFSYLSAFVFSMLVLVMSDNFAVLFIGWEGVGVCSWLLIGFWYKKESATWAANEAFIMNRVGDLGLLLGMFLIYWNIGSLQYDIVFAQFSTLENSTLIWIGALLFLGAMGKSAQFPLHTWLADAMEGPTPVSALIHAATMVTAGVYLVVRSNELYTLIPEVGYAIACLGAFVAIFAATMALVNNDMKRIIAYSTLSQLGYMFVAAGLGAYWVALFHLATHAFFKSVLFLGAGNVMHAMHDELDIRKMGGLHKEMKATSYIMIIASLALAGIFPLAGFFSKDKILEAAFNADATILWAILWITAGLTAFYSFRLVMKIFFGEANYNKNSHPHEAKSFVIAAMIPLAVLAVIAGWFEHSFIEFVTQILPTWEASNLNHSTAWILILITSGVAIFGILFAVYKYKNGGFSKSWEDTFVYKLLSNQYYIPKFYEVCISKPYYAISVWVWKVIEIKLIDASIDGLAHFINKLSVKARPIQSGNLSSSLRLMSLGLILGLVFALVLSVL, from the coding sequence ATGGAAAAATTTATATATATTGCACTTTTTGCCCCTTTAGTTGGTTCTTTAATTGCAGCACTATTTTCAACGCAATCAAAAATGGCATTTACAGGTTGGTTTACTTCGTTTATGTTAGCTGTTTCAATGTATGCTTCTTTAAACTTATTATATTTTGTTTATACAGAAGATGTAACTTTACATGTAAATCTATTTGATTGGATAGTTATAGGAAATTTAGATATTCCTTTTGGATTTGTTGTTGACCATGTAAGTGTTGTAATGATGAGTGTTGTTACAATAGTTTCAACAATGGTTCATATTCATTCAATTGGATATATGGAACATGATGATGGATTTAATAGATATTTTTCATATCTATCTGCTTTCGTTTTTTCAATGTTAGTTTTAGTAATGAGTGATAACTTTGCTGTTTTATTTATAGGATGGGAAGGAGTTGGAGTTTGTTCTTGGCTATTAATTGGATTTTGGTATAAAAAAGAGTCTGCAACTTGGGCAGCAAATGAAGCCTTTATAATGAATAGAGTTGGAGATTTAGGATTATTACTTGGAATGTTTTTGATTTACTGGAATATTGGAAGTTTACAATATGATATAGTATTTGCACAATTTTCAACACTTGAAAATTCAACACTTATTTGGATTGGAGCTTTATTATTCTTAGGAGCTATGGGTAAATCAGCACAATTTCCATTACACACTTGGCTTGCAGATGCAATGGAAGGACCAACTCCTGTTTCAGCTTTAATTCATGCTGCAACAATGGTAACAGCTGGAGTTTATTTAGTAGTTCGTTCAAATGAATTATATACATTAATTCCAGAAGTAGGTTATGCAATTGCTTGTTTAGGAGCATTTGTTGCAATTTTTGCTGCAACTATGGCATTAGTAAATAATGATATGAAAAGAATCATTGCGTATTCAACTCTATCTCAATTAGGATATATGTTTGTTGCTGCTGGTCTGGGAGCTTATTGGGTTGCACTATTTCATCTAGCAACTCATGCTTTCTTTAAATCAGTATTATTCCTTGGAGCTGGAAATGTTATGCATGCAATGCATGATGAACTTGATATTAGAAAAATGGGTGGACTTCATAAAGAGATGAAAGCAACTTCATATATTATGATTATTGCTTCTTTAGCATTAGCAGGAATTTTCCCACTTGCAGGATTCTTCTCAAAAGATAAAATTTTAGAAGCAGCATTTAATGCAGATGCAACAATTTTATGGGCAATTTTATGGATAACAGCAGGTTTAACAGCATTTTATTCATTTAGACTTGTGATGAAAATTTTCTTTGGGGAAGCAAATTACAATAAAAATTCACATCCGCATGAAGCAAAAAGTTTTGTTATTGCAGCAATGATTCCACTTGCTGTTTTAGCTGTAATTGCTGGTTGGTTTGAACACTCATTTATAGAGTTTGTAACTCAAATTTTACCAACTTGGGAAGCATCTAATCTAAATCATTCAACAGCTTGGATTTTAATTTTAATCACAAGTGGCGTTGCGATTTTTGGTATTTTATTTGCAGTTTATAAATATAAAAATGGTGGATTTAGTAAATCATGGGAAGATACATTTGTTTATAAATTATTAAGTAATCAATACTATATTCCAAAATTTTATGAAGTTTGTATTTCAAAACCATATTATGCAATTTCAGTATGGGTATGGAAAGTAATTGAAATCAAATTAATTGATGCTTCAATTGATGGTTTAGCTCATTTTATAAATAAATTGAGTGTAAAAGCAAGACCAATTCAATCTGGAAATTTATCATCATCTTTAAGACTAATGAGTTTAGGACTAATTTTAGGATTAGTTTTTGCCTTAGTTTTATCGGTACTTTAA
- the nuoK gene encoding NADH-quinone oxidoreductase subunit NuoK, translating to MTLNAYLILSTVLFCIGLIGVIRRKNVLMLFFSTEIMLNAVNVGLAAISKFHGDLTGQMFAFFIIAVAASEVAIGLGLLILWYKRTGSINLDDIAGMKG from the coding sequence ATGACACTAAATGCTTATTTAATACTTTCAACAGTTCTATTTTGTATAGGTTTAATTGGTGTAATTAGAAGAAAAAATGTATTAATGCTTTTTTTCTCAACAGAAATAATGTTAAATGCAGTAAATGTTGGACTTGCAGCGATTTCTAAATTCCATGGGGATTTAACAGGACAAATGTTTGCATTTTTTATTATTGCAGTTGCTGCAAGTGAAGTTGCAATTGGTCTTGGACTTTTAATTCTTTGGTATAAAAGAACAGGGTCTATTAATTTAGATGATATTGCAGGAATGAAGGGATAA
- a CDS encoding NADH-quinone oxidoreductase subunit J has protein sequence MFEIIAFIIFSILTIGMFSIVVLTNNSLYALSALASGMIFISGFFFLLNADFLGAVQIVVYTGAVMALYAFGMMFFDSLSEVKEKINNPRLVFLLSGMIAVIVVIVLVAPIIGQNVEAEFPIHPEYGNTVDVGVVLFTKYLLPFELAALMLLVALVGGVVLAGKKMNISFSEMKEDEIDELMKKEESSTKDI, from the coding sequence ATGTTTGAAATTATAGCTTTTATAATATTTTCTATTTTAACTATTGGTATGTTTAGTATTGTAGTTTTAACGAATAATTCACTTTATGCCTTAAGTGCATTGGCATCTGGAATGATTTTTATTTCAGGATTTTTCTTTTTATTAAATGCTGATTTTTTAGGTGCTGTTCAAATTGTAGTTTATACAGGTGCAGTTATGGCTTTATACGCTTTTGGTATGATGTTTTTCGACTCTTTATCTGAGGTAAAAGAGAAAATCAATAATCCAAGATTGGTATTTTTATTATCTGGAATGATTGCAGTTATAGTTGTTATTGTTTTAGTTGCCCCAATTATTGGTCAAAATGTAGAAGCAGAGTTTCCTATTCATCCTGAATATGGAAATACTGTTGATGTTGGAGTTGTTTTATTTACAAAATATTTACTTCCATTTGAACTTGCAGCTTTAATGCTTTTAGTTGCTTTAGTTGGTGGAGTTGTGTTAGCAGGGAAAAAAATGAATATATCATTTTCAGAAATGAAAGAAGACGAGATAGATGAGTTGATGAAAAAAGAAGAATCATCTACAAAGGATATTTAA
- the nuoI gene encoding NADH-quinone oxidoreductase subunit NuoI — protein sequence MELKEFKNRNISEDYVVVQEDNYPKTNWDAFKQVLARSIKGELFVGMKITFGIMYRSLFKGEMATVQYPKEKLPIGPRYRAVHKLLRLLESGEERCIGCGLCEKICISNCIRMETRIDENSRKEVMQYTINMGRCIFCGYCAEVCPELAIVHGGRYENASEQRAHFSLKEDILTSADGLGMQLEFDGYGSVSPDADKKIKKTPLSY from the coding sequence ATGGAACTAAAAGAGTTTAAAAATAGAAATATTAGTGAAGATTATGTTGTAGTTCAAGAGGATAATTACCCTAAAACTAACTGGGATGCTTTTAAGCAAGTTTTAGCAAGATCTATAAAAGGTGAACTGTTTGTTGGAATGAAAATCACTTTTGGAATAATGTATAGAAGTTTATTCAAAGGTGAAATGGCAACAGTTCAATACCCAAAAGAGAAATTACCAATTGGTCCAAGATATAGAGCAGTACATAAACTTTTAAGACTTTTAGAGTCAGGTGAAGAGAGATGTATTGGTTGTGGACTTTGCGAAAAAATCTGTATATCAAATTGTATTAGAATGGAAACTAGAATTGATGAAAATTCTAGAAAAGAAGTTATGCAATATACAATTAATATGGGAAGATGTATTTTCTGTGGATATTGTGCTGAGGTTTGTCCAGAACTTGCAATTGTTCATGGTGGAAGATATGAAAATGCAAGTGAACAAAGAGCACACTTCTCTTTAAAAGAGGATATCTTAACAAGTGCAGATGGATTAGGAATGCAATTAGAATTCGATGGTTATGGTTCAGTATCTCCTGATGCCGATAAAAAAATTAAAAAAACACCATTATCATACTAA
- the nuoH gene encoding NADH-quinone oxidoreductase subunit NuoH encodes METSIIIETIVKVVVVLAVFSALAGFTTYIERKILAFMQRRLGPTNVGPYGLLQIAADGIKLFCKEDIIPANVNKPIFMVAPIITAATAFIAMSAVPFFPEFEMFGYTVRPIISDINVGVLFVMSVGAVGLYGPLLGGMSSANKWALLGGARTAIQLLSYEVVSGLSLLAPLMMVGSLSLIDINNYQAGGISNWIIWSQPLAFILFLIAGFAETNRTPFDLLEHEAELVAGYATEYSGMRWGMFFIGEYANLFTISFLVSLIFLGGFEPLWFIPGGLAIVLKVMFLIFIFLWTRASWPHVRPDQLMWLCWKILMPLAVLNILVTGFVMMV; translated from the coding sequence ATGGAAACAAGTATCATAATAGAAACTATTGTAAAAGTAGTAGTTGTACTTGCAGTTTTTTCAGCACTTGCTGGATTTACAACTTATATAGAGAGAAAAATTTTAGCTTTTATGCAAAGAAGATTAGGTCCAACTAATGTTGGTCCTTATGGATTATTACAAATTGCAGCAGATGGAATTAAACTATTTTGTAAAGAGGATATTATTCCTGCAAATGTAAATAAACCAATATTTATGGTTGCACCAATTATAACAGCAGCAACTGCTTTTATAGCAATGAGTGCAGTTCCATTTTTCCCTGAATTTGAAATGTTTGGATATACAGTTCGACCAATTATTTCAGATATTAATGTGGGTGTTTTATTTGTAATGTCAGTTGGAGCAGTTGGACTTTATGGACCACTTTTAGGTGGTATGAGTTCTGCAAACAAATGGGCATTACTTGGAGGTGCAAGAACTGCAATTCAACTTTTATCTTATGAGGTTGTATCAGGACTTTCACTTTTAGCTCCACTTATGATGGTAGGAAGTCTATCTTTAATTGATATTAATAACTATCAAGCAGGTGGAATTTCAAACTGGATTATTTGGTCTCAACCTTTAGCCTTTATTCTATTTTTAATTGCAGGTTTTGCAGAAACAAATAGAACTCCATTTGACTTACTTGAACATGAAGCTGAGTTAGTTGCAGGATATGCAACAGAGTATTCAGGTATGAGATGGGGGATGTTTTTTATTGGGGAGTATGCGAACTTATTTACAATTTCATTTTTAGTTTCACTTATTTTCTTAGGTGGATTTGAGCCTTTATGGTTTATTCCTGGTGGTTTAGCAATTGTTTTAAAAGTTATGTTCTTGATTTTCATTTTCTTATGGACAAGAGCTTCTTGGCCACATGTTAGACCTGACCAATTGATGTGGTTATGTTGGAAAATATTAATGCCACTTGCAGTACTAAATATTTTAGTTACTGGTTTTGTGATGATGGTTTAG